One genomic region from Terasakiella sp. SH-1 encodes:
- a CDS encoding tetratricopeptide repeat protein has translation MRSLVRFLFIAVLVCSTQAVAKDSTRDLAERLEMKAMNGDAKAAYKLGLLFSQGKRLPADPVTAFEWFLRAAEAGEVKAMLKVSDMYLSGTGIDPSVEKSILWNERAAKKDSRKAMVKLGAFYATKKKYLEAAFWYKKAAVLGDVTAMREVAHYYYIGKGVHFNLQLSFAWLELAAKKKDRSSKLRQQKIISLKDEAWADEIRRLVQNRMIPVEYWNARN, from the coding sequence ATGCGCAGTCTGGTCCGCTTTCTTTTTATCGCTGTTTTAGTGTGTTCAACACAGGCTGTTGCAAAAGACAGTACGCGCGATTTGGCTGAACGCCTTGAAATGAAGGCCATGAACGGGGATGCCAAGGCCGCCTATAAGCTGGGCTTGCTCTTTTCTCAGGGCAAAAGATTACCGGCGGACCCGGTGACGGCATTTGAATGGTTTTTGCGTGCTGCAGAAGCCGGGGAAGTCAAGGCGATGTTGAAAGTTTCAGATATGTATTTATCTGGAACCGGGATTGACCCGAGTGTCGAAAAATCCATTTTATGGAACGAACGCGCCGCCAAGAAAGATTCGCGCAAGGCCATGGTGAAGCTTGGGGCCTTTTATGCCACGAAGAAAAAGTATCTTGAGGCCGCTTTTTGGTACAAGAAGGCGGCTGTTTTGGGGGATGTGACAGCTATGCGTGAGGTCGCCCATTATTACTATATTGGCAAGGGAGTGCATTTTAACTTGCAGCTTTCTTTTGCCTGGTTGGAACTGGCGGCCAAGAAAAAAGACCGTTCATCAAAATTACGCCAGCAGAAGATCATCAGCTTGAAAGATGAAGCATGGGCCGATGAAATTCGCAGGCTTGTGCAAAATCGTATGATCCCCGTGGAATATTGGAACGCACGAAATTAG
- a CDS encoding FadR/GntR family transcriptional regulator — protein sequence MGLKYEPLVTESLAKQISETIRQAIVEGDLKVDERLPTEPELAARFGVSRPTIREALKRLAAQNLIRSRRGPSGGTFVNKPDSIEAQDSLINMTSLLTTMGEFDLPEIAEARRELELICVRLAAERCEPEHLERMRAEIEIQKNPDLADQDFCASDVRFHRTIVDATNNAMLCFMMSSVIEAVQPIVNLIVFRFWDRDKTVSQHERILSAIEAGNADKATEVFLEQMDDLQQRYAKAQALRDNK from the coding sequence ATGGGCTTAAAATACGAACCACTGGTCACAGAAAGTCTGGCCAAACAAATTTCAGAAACCATTCGCCAAGCCATTGTCGAAGGCGACTTAAAGGTCGATGAACGCCTGCCCACCGAACCGGAACTGGCGGCACGCTTTGGTGTCTCACGCCCCACTATTCGCGAGGCATTGAAACGGCTTGCAGCCCAGAACTTGATCCGCTCTCGTCGCGGGCCATCAGGTGGCACCTTTGTGAATAAGCCTGACAGTATCGAAGCGCAGGATTCTCTCATCAACATGACCTCCCTGCTTACGACTATGGGAGAATTTGACCTGCCGGAAATTGCCGAAGCCCGGCGCGAACTGGAACTCATTTGCGTACGACTGGCCGCAGAACGATGCGAGCCAGAGCACTTGGAACGCATGCGCGCTGAAATTGAAATTCAGAAAAACCCTGATTTGGCAGATCAGGATTTCTGTGCCTCCGATGTGCGTTTTCACCGTACCATCGTTGATGCCACCAACAATGCCATGCTATGTTTCATGATGTCTTCCGTCATCGAAGCTGTTCAGCCCATTGTCAATCTGATCGTCTTTCGCTTTTGGGATCGCGACAAAACCGTTTCCCAACATGAACGCATTCTCAGCGCAATTGAAGCGGGAAATGCCGATAAGGCGACAGAAGTCTTTCTGGAACAAATGGATGACTTGCAACAACGTTACGCCAAAGCTCAAGCCCTGCGTGACAATAAATAA
- a CDS encoding YbaB/EbfC family nucleoid-associated protein, producing the protein MKNMAKMMQQAQKMQAKMQEFQDGLADLEIFGTSGGGMVNVVINGKADVKKIDVDKNLVDPEDKEVMEDLIVAALADAKSKMEAEVNKRMAEVTGGLQLPPGMQLPF; encoded by the coding sequence ATGAAAAATATGGCAAAAATGATGCAACAGGCCCAAAAAATGCAGGCCAAGATGCAGGAATTCCAAGATGGCTTGGCCGATTTGGAAATCTTCGGCACTTCTGGCGGTGGCATGGTCAATGTTGTCATTAACGGCAAGGCTGACGTGAAAAAAATCGACGTGGACAAGAACCTCGTTGACCCGGAAGACAAGGAAGTCATGGAAGACTTGATTGTCGCAGCACTGGCTGATGCCAAATCCAAGATGGAAGCCGAAGTCAACAAACGTATGGCCGAAGTGACAGGTGGCCTGCAATTACCACCGGGCATGCAACTGCCGTTTTAA
- a CDS encoding MarR family transcriptional regulator, translating to MTDKHSISHLLTNIETNWPEAATLDGEVILSIIRLKNIADEKAREALAPLDLTLAGFEVLFTLRALPEPRQMTPTELYKAILITSGGMTKVLKQLEHNGWIQRLENTQDKRSKLVKLTHDGALMAEKSMALVGQSDQSMLSDHLTEQELCHLRDSLMNVLSKIEGK from the coding sequence ATGACAGACAAACACAGCATTTCACATTTATTGACCAATATTGAAACAAACTGGCCTGAAGCTGCAACTCTGGACGGAGAAGTTATTCTCAGCATTATTCGGCTCAAAAATATTGCCGATGAAAAAGCCAGAGAGGCACTTGCCCCTCTTGATCTCACCCTGGCAGGTTTTGAAGTTCTTTTTACGTTACGCGCCTTACCCGAACCGCGACAAATGACCCCGACCGAACTTTACAAGGCAATTTTAATCACCTCAGGGGGCATGACCAAAGTTCTCAAACAGCTGGAACACAACGGCTGGATTCAACGATTGGAAAACACACAGGATAAACGCAGCAAGCTGGTCAAACTCACTCATGACGGTGCACTCATGGCGGAAAAGTCCATGGCCCTTGTCGGGCAAAGTGATCAAAGTATGTTGTCAGATCACCTGACAGAACAAGAACTGTGTCATCTTCGTGATAGCTTGATGAACGTACTCAGCAAAATTGAAGGCAAATGA
- a CDS encoding MDR family oxidoreductase, with product MFKALVLSKTDDAVTSEIQELTVDQLPEGDVVVNVDYSTLNYKDGLVLNGLGGLVRDYPHVGGVDFAGTVESSSHADFKEGDRVVLTGWRVGEVHWGGYGQKARVSGDWLVHLPEGLDARQAMAVGTAGFTSMLGVMALEDHGLTPEKGEVLITGAAGGVGSVAAAILAKLGYDVAGSTGREDTHEYLREMGVKNIIGREELSEVSKRPLEKERWAGCIDAVGGTTLSRVLAQMKYGGSVAAIGLAGGNKLDATVIPFLLRGVNLLGIDSVMCPKARRIDAWNRIVTDLPMEKLDGMISEAKLQDLSQLGKDILAGQVRGRVVVDVAGS from the coding sequence ATGTTTAAAGCTTTGGTTCTGTCAAAAACGGATGATGCAGTAACTTCTGAAATTCAGGAACTGACGGTTGATCAGTTGCCCGAAGGTGATGTGGTGGTGAATGTTGACTATTCCACCCTGAACTATAAAGACGGTCTGGTGCTCAATGGTTTGGGCGGTCTGGTACGTGACTATCCTCATGTTGGTGGTGTTGATTTTGCCGGAACGGTTGAAAGCAGCTCCCATGCAGATTTTAAAGAAGGTGATCGTGTGGTCCTGACAGGCTGGCGCGTGGGGGAAGTCCACTGGGGCGGATATGGTCAAAAGGCACGCGTGTCTGGTGACTGGCTGGTACATCTGCCCGAAGGTTTGGATGCACGTCAGGCGATGGCGGTTGGAACGGCAGGCTTTACTTCCATGCTGGGGGTGATGGCGCTGGAAGATCATGGCCTTACCCCGGAAAAAGGCGAAGTGCTGATTACTGGGGCAGCAGGCGGTGTTGGTTCTGTGGCCGCGGCGATTTTGGCAAAGCTGGGCTATGATGTTGCGGGTTCAACAGGGCGTGAAGATACCCATGAGTATTTGCGTGAAATGGGTGTGAAAAACATCATTGGTCGTGAAGAGCTGTCAGAAGTGTCTAAACGCCCGTTGGAAAAAGAACGTTGGGCGGGCTGTATTGATGCGGTTGGTGGCACAACCTTGTCTCGTGTTTTAGCGCAAATGAAATATGGTGGTTCTGTTGCAGCGATTGGCCTTGCGGGCGGTAATAAGCTGGATGCAACGGTGATCCCCTTTCTGCTGCGTGGTGTAAATCTGTTGGGGATTGATTCTGTCATGTGCCCGAAGGCGCGCCGTATTGACGCCTGGAACCGTATCGTAACGGACCTGCCGATGGAGAAGTTGGATGGTATGATTTCTGAAGCCAAGCTGCAGGACTTATCGCAACTGGGTAAAGACATTTTGGCCGGTCAGGTACGTGGCCGTGTCGTTGTGGATGTAGCGGGCAGCTAA
- a CDS encoding ATPase inhibitor subunit zeta yields the protein MSVLKTMKSKEATDEICHANDALQHFYMEAKRNKKIARWAAKKLDKNRKKYFLELVSEDISHAGPKPVIKRILKDFKTAGIKIKEEEIWAKLRRFECETLSEMLREHGRKVKKELKKKSKK from the coding sequence ATGTCTGTTCTCAAAACCATGAAATCCAAAGAAGCCACTGACGAAATCTGTCATGCCAATGATGCGCTTCAACATTTTTATATGGAAGCCAAGCGCAATAAAAAAATTGCTCGCTGGGCAGCAAAAAAGCTGGATAAAAACCGCAAGAAATATTTTCTGGAACTGGTCAGCGAGGATATTTCCCATGCAGGTCCCAAGCCTGTAATCAAGCGTATTCTCAAAGACTTTAAAACTGCCGGCATTAAAATTAAAGAAGAAGAAATTTGGGCCAAGCTGCGCCGCTTTGAATGTGAAACACTCAGCGAGATGTTGAGAGAGCATGGCCGGAAAGTCAAAAAAGAACTGAAAAAGAAAAGTAAGAAATAA
- a CDS encoding ribose-phosphate pyrophosphokinase: MKILTGNANRPLAEAICKELGTPLTEASVKRFSDQEVFVEILENVRGEDVFIVQPTSYPANDNMMELLVTIDAARRGSARRITAVVPYFGYARQDRKSAPRSPISAKLVANLITTAGADRVLTMDLHAGQIQGFFDIPVDNLHAAPVFARDIAANYDTENLLIVSPDVGGVVRARAIAKRLDCNLAIIDKRRERAGVSEVMNVIGDVDGMNCILIDDIVDSGGTLCNAAAALLENGAKSASAYITHGVLSGGAVSRITSSALQELAITDSIQGTEQVLDAENIRPIAIAPILAEAMKRIHDEQSVSCLFD, encoded by the coding sequence ATGAAAATCCTTACCGGTAATGCAAACCGTCCTTTGGCCGAAGCCATCTGCAAAGAGCTCGGCACTCCTCTCACCGAAGCCAGCGTAAAGCGTTTTTCTGACCAGGAAGTTTTCGTCGAAATCCTTGAAAACGTCCGTGGCGAAGATGTCTTTATCGTTCAACCGACATCTTATCCGGCAAACGATAATATGATGGAATTGCTGGTCACAATTGATGCGGCACGTCGGGGTTCAGCACGTCGTATTACGGCTGTCGTTCCTTATTTCGGCTATGCCCGTCAGGATCGTAAATCTGCGCCACGCTCTCCGATCTCGGCTAAGCTGGTGGCAAATCTGATCACCACAGCAGGTGCGGATCGCGTATTGACCATGGACTTGCACGCCGGTCAAATTCAGGGCTTCTTCGATATTCCGGTAGATAACCTGCATGCTGCCCCGGTTTTTGCCCGTGACATTGCCGCAAATTATGACACCGAAAATCTGCTGATCGTTTCACCTGATGTCGGCGGTGTGGTTCGCGCACGTGCCATTGCCAAACGTCTGGACTGTAACCTTGCCATCATCGACAAACGCCGCGAACGTGCAGGTGTGTCAGAAGTGATGAATGTTATCGGTGATGTAGATGGCATGAACTGCATTTTGATCGACGATATCGTGGATTCTGGTGGCACGCTTTGTAACGCAGCGGCTGCCCTTTTGGAAAACGGGGCAAAGAGTGCCTCTGCCTACATCACCCATGGGGTCCTGTCTGGCGGTGCGGTTTCACGCATCACGTCTTCTGCACTGCAAGAACTGGCGATTACAGATTCCATTCAAGGTACAGAACAGGTACTGGATGCTGAAAATATCCGCCCCATTGCCATCGCCCCTATTTTGGCTGAGGCAATGAAACGCATTCATGACGAACAGTCAGTTTCCTGCCTGTTTGACTAA
- a CDS encoding DNA polymerase III subunit gamma/tau, with protein MSETEDNGAYRVLARKYRPSTFEELIGQDAMVRTLSNAIASGRLAQAFMLTGVRGVGKTTTARLVARALNCIGEDGQGSETITPCGVCEQCTAIAQDRHVDVIEMDAASRTGVDDIREVIDSVRYRPTSARYKIYIIDEVHMLSKGAFNALLKTLEEPPAHVKFIFATTEIRKVPVTVLSRCQRFDLRRIDQDLLSSHFKTVSEKEGAQVEDSALAMIARAADGSVRDGLSLLDQAIAHCHGEVKEEQVRDMLGLADRGRTFDLFDAIMKGDAPAALGVMDNLYAAGADPSVVLQDLLELTHWLTRVKVVPDAAQNAVVSEMERVRGKEMSDGLAMSVLARAYQILMKGLGEVRNAPHPQQAAEMVIIRLCYVADMPTPEEAIRMMQNNPPAPSGGPGGGVPAGNGGGGGAMAQAVGAPNMGTGSPPPNGPQAQMRVVNGGGMAACQPRLQDETKPDPQSFPGVVDLAEEKREIILKANLMNNLHLVSFEPGKIEFRPGDHAPGTLAGDLKKFLDTHTSRTWAISVSRHAAGDITLAQVRDEAIAKRKAEVAQHPLVNEILTTFPGSVIEKVHEIKLDSMDAAIQIEENPGDPDHTNNGED; from the coding sequence ATGAGTGAAACCGAAGACAATGGCGCCTATCGCGTACTTGCGCGAAAATACCGCCCTTCAACCTTTGAAGAATTGATTGGTCAGGATGCCATGGTGCGCACCCTGTCCAATGCCATTGCATCGGGGCGTCTGGCACAAGCCTTTATGCTGACCGGTGTGCGCGGCGTTGGTAAAACCACGACGGCCCGTCTGGTTGCGCGTGCCCTTAACTGTATTGGTGAAGACGGTCAGGGCAGTGAAACCATCACACCTTGTGGTGTGTGTGAACAATGTACAGCGATTGCCCAAGACCGCCATGTCGATGTGATTGAAATGGATGCAGCCTCACGCACAGGGGTGGATGACATCCGCGAAGTCATTGATTCTGTACGCTATCGCCCCACATCGGCCCGCTATAAAATCTACATCATTGACGAAGTGCACATGTTGTCCAAGGGCGCCTTTAACGCCCTGCTCAAAACATTGGAAGAGCCCCCGGCCCATGTGAAGTTTATCTTCGCCACCACTGAAATTCGCAAAGTTCCCGTCACTGTATTATCGCGTTGTCAACGTTTTGACCTGCGCCGTATTGATCAGGATTTATTATCCTCTCATTTCAAAACCGTTTCTGAAAAAGAAGGGGCACAAGTCGAAGACAGTGCTCTGGCCATGATCGCACGTGCCGCTGATGGTTCGGTACGTGATGGCTTGAGCCTGCTGGATCAAGCCATTGCCCACTGTCATGGCGAGGTCAAGGAAGAACAGGTCCGTGACATGCTCGGTCTGGCTGATCGTGGACGGACTTTTGATTTATTTGACGCCATTATGAAAGGCGATGCGCCCGCTGCTTTGGGTGTGATGGACAATCTTTATGCCGCCGGAGCTGATCCAAGCGTGGTTTTACAAGACTTGCTGGAATTGACCCATTGGCTGACCCGCGTCAAGGTTGTCCCCGACGCCGCCCAAAATGCCGTTGTCTCCGAAATGGAACGGGTCCGTGGCAAGGAAATGTCAGACGGGCTTGCCATGTCGGTTCTGGCACGTGCCTATCAAATTTTAATGAAGGGATTGGGCGAAGTCCGCAATGCCCCACACCCGCAACAAGCTGCTGAAATGGTCATCATCCGCCTGTGTTATGTGGCCGATATGCCCACACCGGAAGAAGCCATCCGCATGATGCAAAACAATCCGCCAGCCCCATCCGGTGGTCCGGGCGGAGGCGTTCCTGCTGGAAACGGTGGTGGCGGTGGGGCGATGGCCCAGGCCGTTGGCGCACCGAATATGGGCACAGGTAGCCCGCCCCCTAATGGCCCACAAGCTCAAATGCGTGTGGTCAATGGGGGTGGCATGGCCGCTTGTCAGCCGCGCCTGCAGGACGAGACAAAGCCAGACCCACAAAGCTTCCCCGGAGTCGTTGACCTGGCTGAGGAAAAACGCGAGATTATTCTAAAGGCCAACCTGATGAACAACCTTCATCTGGTCTCCTTTGAACCGGGCAAAATTGAATTTCGCCCCGGTGATCATGCGCCCGGCACCTTGGCTGGGGACTTGAAAAAATTCCTTGATACCCATACCTCACGCACATGGGCAATCAGTGTGTCGCGCCATGCTGCGGGTGATATTACACTTGCCCAGGTACGCGACGAAGCCATTGCCAAACGTAAGGCCGAGGTTGCCCAGCACCCGCTGGTCAATGAAATCCTCACTACTTTCCCCGGCAGTGTGATTGAAAAGGTTCACGAAATTAAACTGGATAGTATGGACGCCGCCATTCAAATTGAAGAAAACCCCGGCGACCCGGACCATACGAATAATGGAGAAGACTAA
- a CDS encoding secondary thiamine-phosphate synthase enzyme YjbQ, with protein MKQEQTLFQLSTQGQGLYEFTRDLTSWVAQCPIENGLLTLFCKHTSASLTIQENADPDVQLDLNEFFARLVPEHMDWLRHTMEGPDDMPAHIKSALTDVSLNIPISNGRPTLGTWQGVYLFEHRKHPHQRQVVAHLMGM; from the coding sequence ATGAAACAGGAGCAAACCCTCTTTCAACTATCGACTCAAGGACAAGGGCTCTATGAATTCACCCGTGACCTTACCAGCTGGGTTGCACAGTGCCCCATTGAAAACGGGCTACTGACACTTTTTTGCAAACATACAAGTGCCAGCTTGACCATTCAGGAAAATGCCGACCCGGATGTGCAACTGGACCTGAATGAATTTTTTGCCCGATTGGTACCAGAACATATGGACTGGTTACGCCATACCATGGAAGGCCCAGACGATATGCCAGCCCATATCAAATCCGCCCTCACTGATGTATCCTTAAATATTCCGATTTCAAACGGTCGCCCGACATTAGGCACCTGGCAAGGCGTCTATCTGTTTGAACATCGCAAACACCCCCATCAAAGACAGGTTGTTGCCCATCTTATGGGAATGTAA
- a CDS encoding sulfite exporter TauE/SafE family protein, with amino-acid sequence MMDSLFWAAVLIFLCAGTIKGTVGIGLPTASISVLTQFYDPHSAIALVIFPIMISNIWQVYRTGESLRVLREYWLFGLMLMVFILIFTNMSTTIPVKTLMIILGSVVVLFALSSLFIHPPKLPHRFDKSIQFIAGSLAGGMGGLTAIWSPPMVIYLVSKRLEKDDFVRASGLLITMGSLPLLAGYWINGLMTGPLALTSLSMMIPTLIGFSLGEMLRKKVNGEVFQKVLLIIFLLMGLNIIRRALF; translated from the coding sequence ATGATGGATTCCCTATTCTGGGCTGCTGTTCTCATATTTTTATGTGCCGGAACCATTAAGGGGACAGTCGGTATTGGCCTGCCAACAGCGTCAATCTCTGTCCTTACACAGTTCTACGATCCCCACAGTGCCATCGCCCTTGTGATTTTCCCCATTATGATCTCCAATATCTGGCAGGTCTATCGCACGGGTGAGAGCCTGCGTGTTTTACGGGAATATTGGCTCTTTGGTCTGATGCTGATGGTCTTTATCCTGATTTTCACCAACATGAGCACGACCATCCCGGTTAAGACACTCATGATTATTCTGGGCAGTGTGGTTGTCCTGTTTGCCCTGAGCAGTCTATTCATCCATCCCCCGAAACTGCCTCACCGTTTTGACAAATCCATACAATTTATTGCGGGCAGTCTCGCAGGGGGCATGGGCGGGCTGACCGCTATCTGGTCCCCGCCAATGGTGATATATCTGGTCTCAAAGCGCCTTGAGAAAGATGATTTTGTGCGGGCCTCCGGTCTGCTGATCACCATGGGAAGCCTGCCCTTGCTTGCAGGCTATTGGATCAATGGATTGATGACAGGTCCCCTTGCCCTGACCTCCCTTTCCATGATGATCCCCACCCTGATTGGCTTTAGCCTCGGGGAAATGCTACGCAAAAAAGTGAATGGCGAAGTCTTCCAAAAAGTCCTGCTGATCATTTTCCTGCTCATGGGCCTGAATATCATCCGCCGGGCGCTATTTTAA
- a CDS encoding 2-oxoacid:ferredoxin oxidoreductase subunit beta yields MDQVLQQKPLTFKDYKSDYKPVWCPGCGDFSVLAAITKALAELQIPREDCAVVSGIGCSSRIPAYTSVYGIHAIHGRALAAATGLKVARPELTVIATGGDGDGFSIGGNHFLHACRRNVDMTYVVMDNEVYGMTKGQASPTTASDWEGSKLTPHGTGVSPFNPLSIALSAGASFVARGFAGDPNGSAKLIAQAMQHKGFSFVQILSPCVTFRPEQTEWKKIVRKGEIEGGHSLAQAMSFLATDDGFATGILYETQRPVYAPEMSEKQGLADIEASFEL; encoded by the coding sequence ATGGATCAAGTCCTTCAACAAAAGCCCCTGACTTTTAAAGATTACAAATCAGACTATAAACCCGTCTGGTGTCCGGGCTGTGGTGATTTTTCTGTACTGGCGGCAATTACCAAGGCTTTGGCCGAATTGCAAATCCCGCGTGAAGATTGTGCCGTGGTCTCCGGCATTGGTTGTTCATCGCGCATTCCGGCCTATACCAGTGTTTATGGAATCCATGCCATTCATGGCCGCGCCTTGGCGGCGGCTACCGGGTTAAAGGTTGCACGTCCTGAACTTACAGTCATTGCGACCGGGGGGGACGGTGATGGTTTTTCCATTGGCGGGAACCATTTTCTCCATGCCTGTCGCCGTAATGTGGATATGACCTATGTGGTTATGGATAACGAAGTCTATGGCATGACCAAGGGGCAAGCTTCCCCAACTACAGCTTCGGACTGGGAAGGCTCTAAATTAACACCGCATGGCACAGGGGTGTCCCCTTTTAACCCGTTGTCCATTGCTTTGTCTGCCGGGGCATCTTTTGTCGCACGTGGTTTTGCCGGGGACCCGAATGGGTCAGCCAAACTGATTGCCCAGGCGATGCAACATAAAGGTTTTTCATTTGTGCAAATTCTGAGTCCTTGTGTGACTTTCCGTCCGGAACAAACCGAATGGAAAAAGATTGTGCGCAAAGGAGAGATTGAAGGGGGCCATAGCTTGGCGCAAGCCATGAGTTTTCTGGCAACAGATGATGGGTTTGCAACGGGAATTCTCTATGAAACCCAACGCCCGGTCTATGCGCCAGAAATGTCTGAGAAGCAAGGGCTAGCCGATATTGAAGCCAGCTTTGAGCTTTAA
- the recR gene encoding recombination mediator RecR produces MAAQEIEQLIQLLSKLPGLGPRSARRAALHLVKKREVMLSPLSHALKRVEETVKTCSHCGNLDATDPCSICTDTKRDDSVICVVQDVADLWALERSNSFRGRYHVLGGTLSALDGIGPEDLKIDTLVKRAQTEAVKEVILATSATVDGQTTAHYIADCLEDCHVEVSGLAHGVPVGGELDYLDDGTLSAALSARRKMD; encoded by the coding sequence ATGGCCGCACAAGAAATCGAACAATTGATCCAGCTGTTGTCCAAGCTGCCCGGTCTCGGACCGAGGTCGGCACGCCGTGCTGCCTTGCATCTGGTAAAAAAGCGTGAAGTTATGCTCAGCCCCCTGAGCCATGCGCTTAAACGGGTGGAAGAAACCGTCAAGACCTGTTCACACTGCGGCAATCTGGATGCCACGGATCCTTGCTCTATTTGCACAGATACCAAGCGAGATGACAGTGTCATCTGTGTGGTGCAAGACGTGGCCGACCTGTGGGCATTGGAACGATCCAACAGCTTTCGTGGCCGTTATCATGTCTTGGGGGGCACCTTGTCTGCCCTTGATGGGATCGGGCCAGAAGATTTAAAAATCGACACACTTGTAAAGCGTGCCCAGACAGAAGCCGTCAAAGAAGTCATTCTTGCCACCAGCGCCACAGTGGATGGACAAACCACAGCTCATTACATTGCTGACTGTCTGGAAGACTGTCACGTGGAAGTCTCCGGTCTTGCCCACGGGGTACCTGTTGGCGGAGAGCTGGATTATCTGGATGATGGCACCTTAAGTGCTGCCTTGTCTGCACGACGAAAAATGGATTAA